Below is a genomic region from Desulfobacter sp..
AATGCCCAGGGGGCATGTTCCCTTGAAGATCCGCATCCGAAATTTTCCCGGGTCACAATGACGGAGATTCCCTTTAAATCCGTTTCAGGATTAAACCCTTCCAGCTTTAAATCTTCAAGCAGATGAGGCTTCATGGCCTTTTTATCAATTTCAGTCAAATATTTGGCCGGAATGATTTCATCGGTATTGATATCGGCCCGGTCCAGACACAAGATCTTACCCTCAAATGTTTTCATATGGCCTCCTGACCGCTGAACAGAACAGAGTTTACAATTTCTCCCTGGATGGCGGTTGCCGCTGCCGTGGCAGGGCTCATCAAATGGACCATACCCCCCTTGCCCATGCGGCCGTTAAAATTCCTATTGGTGGTGGCAGCCGCCACCTCTCCGTCGGCAAGCACCCCGTTGCTCATGCCCAGACAGGCCCCGCAGGTGGGATTGGTGACGCAGAATCCCGCATCCATAAAGACCTTGATCAGTCCTTCATCCAGGGCGGCTGAAAAAATATCAGGGGTGGCAGGAGAAACAATCCCCCTGACCGAAGAAGAGATCTTCTTTCCCCGCAACACCTCAGCCGCCACCCTCAGGTCCTCTAACCGGCCATTGGTGCACGAACCGATATAAACCTGGTCCACAGGGGTATTTTCCATATCAGATACCGGTTTGACATTGTCCGGTTTATATCCGAATGTGGTCAAGGGTTCAAGAGAACTCACATCAATGGTTTTGGTTTTGGCGTAAACCGCATCCTCATCGGAACAAAAGGCTGAATAGGCTTTCAGGGCATGTTCAGGGCTCTCATACTCATCCTTTATAAATGGCCAAAGATATTGGACCGTGGTCATGTCCGGCTGGCAGATCCCTGATGTTGCACCGGCCTCAACCGCCATATTGGACAAGGTCATTCGCTGGTCCATATTCATACGGTCCACCACAGGCCCTGAAAATTCAATCACCATGTTTGTGGCCCCGTTCACAGAGACCTGGCGGATGACTTCCAGGATAATATCCTTGGCATAAACCCCGGGACAAAGACGGCCTGTAATCTCAATGCGAAAGGTTTCAGGCTGTTTAAAGGTACACACCCCCTTTAAAATCCCCACTTCCAGGTCCGTGGTGCCGACCCCTGCGGCAAAAGCCCCAAAGGCGCCGTGGGTACAGGTATGAGAATCCCCCATGATAATGGTAAACCCGGGCCTTGCAAATCCTTTTTCAGGGAAAATGGCATGGCAGACCCCGTTGTTGCCGATATCAAAAAAATCCTTTATGCCATGGCGGCCGGCCCAGTCTCTTAAAATTTTCCCCTGCATGGCGGTCTTAGAATCCTTGGCCGGGGTCACATGGTCAATCACCGCTTTGATCTTGTCCGGATCAAAGACCCGGTCCTTTCCCCGGGCCACCAGATCCTGAATGGCTGTGGGGGTTGTAATTTCATGGCAGAACACCCGGTCCAGCCGCAATACGCTGACATCTCCAAAGGGTGCATCTACCCGGTGGGTGTCAAAAATTTTTTGAGCAATGGTTCTTCCCATAGAATCCTCCCATGGATGCATATAAGGGTTAGGCGGTTTTCTCGCCAAAATAATTTTCTCCATCTGCAGGCGTGACAATCCAATAGGCCTGGAAGATATCCTCTCCAACATTTTTGATCACATGGGGAATCTGTGAAAAAAACGATAGGGTATCACCCGCCCCGATCTCATACTCTTCTCCCCCGTAAATCAAACGGGCCTGGCCGGCAATAACAATGCCCAGCTCCCTGCCCAGGTGGCCGTCATCCGCATCTCCCCTTTTCTGGCCCGGGGCAAGCTCCAGAAAAAAGGCATTAAAGGAATGGCTCCCTTTGGCCTGGCTCTCTCCGCACAGGGTTTCATATTTAAACCCTTTGCGCTGATGAATCTTTCTTTCGTCCTTTTTAATAATCTCCACCCGGGTCATGGTTTCATAATCTTTAAAAAATTTATTGGGGGGAACCCCGTAAACCTCGAGCAGTTGAAGCAGGGTATCCAAGGATGGAGAAATCCTGTTCCGTTCAATCTGAGACAAAAGGCTCGAGCTGACCCCGGCCTTGGATGCAACCTCTTTGATGGTCAGGTTTGCTGAATTTCGAATGGCCCTTAACAAAGGCCCCAGTTTAGTTTTCATGGCACCGCCAATTTAGTATAATTAATTATTATTTAATAATACTAAATCCAATTTTCTTGTCAATATATTTTTCCCTGTGAAAACTCGTTGCCATATCTATTTTTGGTTCTGTTGCAAAAAATATTTCCAGGACAAAGAGATCGTTCAGGCGTAAAATTTACGCAGCATAAGAAAACAAATTTTCGACGAATTCTTTCTGCTTTAAAATTTCTCCCTTCCTGATATTTTTAACTTGTCCTTTTCTGATCATGTTCATAATTTCATAGCCTTTTAGCGTCCGCCAGGCAGAATGAAATGTCTTGAACCCCATACCAGCTCTGACAAGCTTTTTGATAAACCGGTGGTCTTGCTCAATAATATTGTTCAGATATTTATTCTGTCTTAGGATACAGTCCTTATTCAGAAGCTTTTTTTCTTTCAAAGCCTTTACTGCCGGAGGATATGCAGGATTTCCGTCAACACTCAGAACCCGAGGTCTGGAGCTATTGGAAGCTCGCAGCATCTTTTTAAAAAATCGTTTGGCAGATTCCATATTACGTCTGCTGCGAAGAAGAAAATCGATGGTATTTCCACGGGAATCGACCGCTCGGTAAAGATACTTCATTTTCCCCCGCACCTTGATATATGTTTCATCAATACGGTAAGAATCATTTGATTGCCGCAGATACTTCCTGCTTCGCTTTTCCATTTCAGGAGCATAGCGCTGAACCCATCGGTAAATGGTACTGTGATCCACAGACAAGCCCCGTTCTTGCATCATCTCTTCCAGATTCCTGTAACTCAGTTGATATCTCAGATACCAGCGAACATTCAACAGGATGATTTCTTTTTCATAATGACGCCACTTGAAAGGGTTTTCATTTTTCATACTATCTCTCTGCAAACAAATTAGTGCCAAAACGGACTTGTATCAGACATTAATAATGTTTTGCAACAGAACCATTCTTCCTTTATTTGTCAGGAACCCGGGGTTGGCCAGGTGTTTTGCTTTTTATACCTTTTTGTGTATACTGCCCTATATTTTGGTTATCACGGAGTAACGCCGGTTGCAGCGTTCTTCTGGCGTTCCCTTGTATATAAGAGGAAGATGGCTATGAAGCGTTCAGATGAAAAAAGCCTTGATCCGATAGGCTTAATATCCCCGATTCGGTTATATCTCACACGGACAAACCGCGCTCCTGATAATGAAAATTCATTTTTTACGACTCTTTTTCTTCCAAGCTACTCCTTCTGTCTAAAAAATAAGGGTTTCCATGAGCACCTATAAAAAAATTTTATTGACCACCCTTCCCCTGGTTTTCTTTTTTTTATTGGCCACAGCCGGCACGACCTTTCATTTTTCCAGGTCTGACCTTCTGGATCTTGGAGAAACCTGGCTGGATACCCGGCTGAGCATGGCTGTGGAGATCGCCCAGGATCAGGATGAAATTCTCCACAAGTACGGTCTTGAAAAAATCCCTGCCAGTATTACCAAGGCCAAGCAGGATGCCATTGCCCGGACAAGGCAGATCAGGGTGGGAGAACAGGGATATATTTTTGCTGTTGACCGCCAGGGCGCCATTGTATTTCACCCCAACAAATACCTTAAAGACATTGATGTCAGCCAGGAATCCTGGTTCGGCAAAATGACCGAAACAGGCGGCCGACTGGTTCTGGATCTTGGAGGAAAGCCTGTCCTTGGACGGTTTGCATTTTTCCCCCCCTGGAAATGGTATATCCTGGCCGTGGATCCCATGGAAGAGGTGTACGGGGTTTCCAACCGGATGAGGCCCTATCTTTACGCGCTGATTGCACTGGCCGCCGTCATTATTTCGCTGGCACTCATGCTGTTGACCCGGCGGCTGACCCGGCCCCTTGAACAACTGGTCCGGGGTGCGGAAGAGATCGGGAAAGGAAATCTCAACACCCAGATTCCCATCCATGCCAAGGATGAATTCGGCCACCTTGCCAGGGAATTCAACCAGATGACATCCAGGCTGAAGCAGACCCTGACCAGGCTTCAATACAGTGAAGAGCATTTCAGGGCCCTGATTGAAAATGCCAATGACATGATCTGGATCCTCGACAAAAACGGCCGGTTCATCTATGTCAGCCCGTCCACCCAGAGGATCATGGGATATGACCCCAAAACCCTTTTAAAGCAGCCCGCCGTTGACTATGCCCACCCCGATGACAGGGATGCCCTGCCCCAGAGGTATGAGACAGAGGGGCCAAACCAGGTCAAAGGCCAGACGATCATCTACAGGTTCAAACACAAGGACGGTCATTGGTGTACCCTGGAGTCCACGAGCAAAAATCTCATGGACCATCCGGCCATTTCCGGGATCGTGATCAATTCCAGAAACATCACCAAACGCAGACAGGCTGAAAAGGCCCTTAAACTCTCCCACCAAGAACTGGAACGGGCCAACCAGGCAAAAAACAATTTCCTGGCCAATGTCAGCCATGAAATCAGAACCCCCTTAAACTCGGTGATCGGATTCAGTGAACTCTTATCCTCAATGATCACAGAAAAGCAACAAAGTGATTACCTGGCCGCCATCACCACTGCCGGTAAAAATCTTTTGGCGCTGATCAACGACATTCTGGATCTTTCCAAAATGGAGGCGGGCAAGTTTAAAATTCACAATGAGCCGGTTTCCCTGAAACGGCTCTTTAGTGAAATTGAACATTTGTTCCGGGTTAAAACAGAAATAAAAGACCTGGCGTTTTCCACCCACCTCCCCCCTGAAATGCCCGGGTCCCTGATACTTGATGAAATGCGATTACGCCAGCTCATCACCAATCTAATCGGCAATGCAATAAAATTTACTGAAAAAGGCAGTATCAGCCTTAAAGCCTTTGCAAAACCGGCGGTGTCCGATCCCAAAAACCTTCTGGACCTGGACATCCTGATCCAGGACACAGGCATCGGCATTTCCAAGGAAAAACAAGCGTTTATCTTTGAATCTTTTCAGCAGGAATCTGCAGGCACCAGCCGGAGATTCGGCGGCACCGGCCTGGGCCTGGCCATTTGCAAACAACTCTCCTCGCTGATGGGGGGGCGTATTTCCGTGTCTAGCACCCCGGGCAGGGGCAGTTTATTCACCATCCATCTGCCGGGAATAAAAATAGGCCATGGCAGGCAGCCGGCCCAACCCAAACCCATTGGATTGCACCAGGATCTTAAAACAATTTATTTTTCCGGGGAAACCGTATTGGTGGCTGACGATCACCAGTCCATCCGGTTCATGGTCAGGCAAATCCTTGAAAGGGTCAACCTGAACGTCATTGAAGCTGAAAATGGCAGGCATGCCGTTGAAACAGCCCTGACCCAG
It encodes:
- a CDS encoding 3-isopropylmalate dehydratase large subunit; its protein translation is MGRTIAQKIFDTHRVDAPFGDVSVLRLDRVFCHEITTPTAIQDLVARGKDRVFDPDKIKAVIDHVTPAKDSKTAMQGKILRDWAGRHGIKDFFDIGNNGVCHAIFPEKGFARPGFTIIMGDSHTCTHGAFGAFAAGVGTTDLEVGILKGVCTFKQPETFRIEITGRLCPGVYAKDIILEVIRQVSVNGATNMVIEFSGPVVDRMNMDQRMTLSNMAVEAGATSGICQPDMTTVQYLWPFIKDEYESPEHALKAYSAFCSDEDAVYAKTKTIDVSSLEPLTTFGYKPDNVKPVSDMENTPVDQVYIGSCTNGRLEDLRVAAEVLRGKKISSSVRGIVSPATPDIFSAALDEGLIKVFMDAGFCVTNPTCGACLGMSNGVLADGEVAAATTNRNFNGRMGKGGMVHLMSPATAAATAIQGEIVNSVLFSGQEAI
- a CDS encoding helix-turn-helix domain-containing protein; its protein translation is MKTKLGPLLRAIRNSANLTIKEVASKAGVSSSLLSQIERNRISPSLDTLLQLLEVYGVPPNKFFKDYETMTRVEIIKKDERKIHQRKGFKYETLCGESQAKGSHSFNAFFLELAPGQKRGDADDGHLGRELGIVIAGQARLIYGGEEYEIGAGDTLSFFSQIPHVIKNVGEDIFQAYWIVTPADGENYFGEKTA
- a CDS encoding IS6 family transposase; protein product: MKNENPFKWRHYEKEIILLNVRWYLRYQLSYRNLEEMMQERGLSVDHSTIYRWVQRYAPEMEKRSRKYLRQSNDSYRIDETYIKVRGKMKYLYRAVDSRGNTIDFLLRSRRNMESAKRFFKKMLRASNSSRPRVLSVDGNPAYPPAVKALKEKKLLNKDCILRQNKYLNNIIEQDHRFIKKLVRAGMGFKTFHSAWRTLKGYEIMNMIRKGQVKNIRKGEILKQKEFVENLFSYAA
- a CDS encoding PAS domain S-box protein; this encodes MSTYKKILLTTLPLVFFFLLATAGTTFHFSRSDLLDLGETWLDTRLSMAVEIAQDQDEILHKYGLEKIPASITKAKQDAIARTRQIRVGEQGYIFAVDRQGAIVFHPNKYLKDIDVSQESWFGKMTETGGRLVLDLGGKPVLGRFAFFPPWKWYILAVDPMEEVYGVSNRMRPYLYALIALAAVIISLALMLLTRRLTRPLEQLVRGAEEIGKGNLNTQIPIHAKDEFGHLAREFNQMTSRLKQTLTRLQYSEEHFRALIENANDMIWILDKNGRFIYVSPSTQRIMGYDPKTLLKQPAVDYAHPDDRDALPQRYETEGPNQVKGQTIIYRFKHKDGHWCTLESTSKNLMDHPAISGIVINSRNITKRRQAEKALKLSHQELERANQAKNNFLANVSHEIRTPLNSVIGFSELLSSMITEKQQSDYLAAITTAGKNLLALINDILDLSKMEAGKFKIHNEPVSLKRLFSEIEHLFRVKTEIKDLAFSTHLPPEMPGSLILDEMRLRQLITNLIGNAIKFTEKGSISLKAFAKPAVSDPKNLLDLDILIQDTGIGISKEKQAFIFESFQQESAGTSRRFGGTGLGLAICKQLSSLMGGRISVSSTPGRGSLFTIHLPGIKIGHGRQPAQPKPIGLHQDLKTIYFSGETVLVADDHQSIRFMVRQILERVNLNVIEAENGRHAVETALTQMPKLILMDAKMPILSGMDAAAQLKANPDTQHIPICLMTASVHHSSEKELSAKKIECCLVKPLGVKDIVQTMTRFIPGPVQKQPRPWSGFKKLDMEKIDSRITKKLNQDILSHLPEIQDAMKISDIKIFAGEIKTLGSKTGCRELENFGTDLVHQTQTFDIEEIHIRLAHLAKISREIQKTPG